The stretch of DNA TTGCCCAAACCGGCGACCTTAAAGCTTTTCCTTTATAAAGTAGTTTAGCCTCTAGATAATCACCAACTTTTAACATACTTAAATCACTAACAGGAACAATTTCAAGTTCTTGACCCAAAGCACGAGAAAACATTTCACTTTTTACTTGAGTATTTAAAAAAGTTTTAGCGTATTTTTCATATTTATTTACAGATAAAACCGTCTTGCCTTGAGCTTCTAGTTCTTTACGCCCGCCGTCTAAAAAACCTTCCGTTGTTTTACTGACAATATCTCTGGTACGATGCCCAACTAAAATAGCGGCTCCATCTTCGGGCAACTTAAACGTGCCTACTAAGGAATGTCCGTCTTTACTCTCTTTAAAAGATATAGGCGTTTCTTTTTTGTCTTGTAATAAATAAACCGCAACATCTTCTAAAGGTTCGGCTTCTTCACTTTCCATAAATACATGAGCCGCCTGCACTTCTACCTTTATTTCTTCTCCGCTTTTTGGAGAAAAGTTATCAGGTTTAATAATAAATTCATGAGCAAAAGCTGGCACTGAAAAGCTAAATAAACAAACTAAAGATAATAATAAACCTAACTTAAAAGAACGCA from Desulfovibrio litoralis DSM 11393 encodes:
- a CDS encoding DUF4198 domain-containing protein, which encodes MRSFKLGLLLSLVCLFSFSVPAFAHEFIIKPDNFSPKSGEEIKVEVQAAHVFMESEEAEPLEDVAVYLLQDKKETPISFKESKDGHSLVGTFKLPEDGAAILVGHRTRDIVSKTTEGFLDGGRKELEAQGKTVLSVNKYEKYAKTFLNTQVKSEMFSRALGQELEIVPVSDLSMLKVGDYLEAKLLYKGKALRSPVWATYDGFTKESNTYAYYTESEKDTFKVKITHPGIWMIRSEHTAKQTGKDAENHVLRTVLVFEVR